The proteins below are encoded in one region of Planctopirus limnophila DSM 3776:
- the gmd gene encoding GDP-mannose 4,6-dehydratase, whose amino-acid sequence MTSAKRALITGITGQDGSYLADLLLEKGYEVHGLMRRTSSISTQRIEHLLCGNQPRVVLHTGDLGDTTSIQRVLKEAQPHEIYHLGAQSHVHHSFTQPLYTADVVALGTLRLLESAIQLAKTQEVRFYNAASSEMFGHATIVPQNEETPFHPRSPYACSKVFGYHQTINHREAYGLYAANGILFNHESPRRGEQFVTRKITLGAARIKVGLQKKLALGNLDAQRDWGFAKDYVEAMWLMLQQPVPGDYVVATNETHTVREFLEETFRLLDLDPAEYVEIDPAFFRPSEVPVLKGDYSKAEKELGWKPATNFKELVRLMVEADLALAQKEAAQSAI is encoded by the coding sequence ATGACTTCCGCCAAGAGAGCCCTGATCACTGGAATCACCGGACAGGATGGTTCTTATCTGGCCGATCTATTGCTGGAAAAAGGTTACGAAGTTCACGGCTTGATGCGCCGGACAAGTTCCATCAGCACACAAAGGATCGAGCATCTTCTCTGTGGGAATCAACCCCGAGTCGTGCTGCACACTGGTGACCTGGGCGACACCACCTCGATCCAGCGTGTGCTCAAAGAAGCTCAGCCCCATGAGATTTATCACCTCGGGGCACAAAGCCATGTCCATCATTCCTTCACGCAACCGCTCTATACCGCAGACGTCGTCGCGTTGGGGACATTGCGGCTTCTGGAATCGGCCATTCAGCTCGCAAAAACACAGGAAGTGCGGTTTTACAATGCCGCTTCCAGCGAAATGTTTGGCCATGCGACCATCGTTCCGCAGAACGAAGAAACGCCATTTCATCCCCGCAGCCCGTATGCCTGCTCCAAAGTGTTTGGCTACCATCAGACGATCAATCACCGCGAAGCGTATGGGCTCTATGCGGCGAACGGGATTCTGTTTAATCACGAATCACCCCGGCGTGGTGAGCAGTTTGTGACGCGCAAAATCACTCTGGGTGCCGCCCGCATTAAAGTGGGCCTGCAGAAGAAGCTGGCGTTGGGAAATCTGGATGCTCAGCGTGATTGGGGCTTTGCGAAAGATTATGTCGAAGCGATGTGGCTGATGCTGCAGCAACCTGTGCCGGGCGATTACGTGGTGGCGACCAATGAAACACACACGGTGCGGGAATTCCTCGAAGAGACCTTTCGACTGCTGGATCTCGACCCGGCAGAGTATGTCGAGATTGACCCGGCTTTCTTTCGACCTAGTGAAGTTCCAGTCCTCAAAGGCGACTATTCCAAAGCCGAGAAAGAGCTGGGTTGGAAGCCTGCCACGAACTTTAAAGAGCTGGTACGACTGATGGTTGAAGCCGATCTGGCTTTGGCCCAGAAAGAAGCGGCCCAATCTGCGATTTAA
- the hisB gene encoding imidazoleglycerol-phosphate dehydratase HisB has translation MSSPRQATIQRNTFETKIRLSLNLDGSGQAQVATGVGFLDHMLTLFAKHGLFDLEVTCDGDTHIDDHHSTEDIGICLGKALLEALGNKAGIVRYGSITLPMEETLVTSALDLSGRVKFIYKVEFPTEKIGTFDTELVEEFWQAVAANALMNLHLVLHHGTNSHHISEAIFKGTARALRQAVAIDPRQTGVPSSKGTLST, from the coding sequence ATGTCTTCTCCACGCCAGGCCACCATTCAACGCAATACGTTCGAAACCAAAATTCGGCTGTCACTCAACCTCGATGGCAGTGGCCAAGCCCAGGTGGCGACTGGCGTTGGTTTTCTCGATCACATGCTGACGTTATTTGCTAAGCATGGTCTCTTTGATCTCGAAGTGACCTGCGATGGCGATACTCACATCGATGACCATCACTCGACCGAAGATATCGGAATCTGCCTCGGCAAAGCTCTCCTTGAGGCTTTAGGCAACAAAGCGGGAATTGTCCGCTATGGCAGCATCACCTTGCCTATGGAAGAAACACTCGTCACTTCGGCACTCGATTTGTCGGGGCGTGTGAAATTCATCTACAAGGTCGAATTCCCCACCGAAAAGATCGGTACGTTCGATACCGAACTTGTGGAAGAGTTCTGGCAGGCTGTGGCGGCCAATGCACTTATGAACCTGCACCTGGTGCTGCATCACGGCACCAACAGCCATCACATCAGCGAGGCCATTTTCAAAGGCACAGCCAGAGCCTTAAGACAAGCGGTGGCAATCGATCCTCGACAAACAGGTGTCCCTTCTTCCAAAGGGACGTTATCAACTTAG
- the hisC gene encoding histidinol-phosphate transaminase yields the protein MSLFLPHIERISGYVPGEQPQETGWIKLNTNENPYPPSPRVAEAIQAAATSRLNLYPDPLATNFRRIAAEVYGVDPDQILPTNGSDEVLTIITRSFTGTGDLMAYPYPSYILYETLADLQNVSHQRLILDNQWNWSKERVGPVVHRAKAVFVPNPNSPSGNCWTTSQIAELVPPEGVLVLDGAYADFADEAQTTEILNADFGDRVVMTRTFSKSYSLAGIRFGFAIARHDMIAGLRKVKDSYNCDSISLAAATAAIADQAWMRANVARIRETRAWLTDQLIQLGFTPTPSQANFVWTTHPSSKHHDIYLALKAQKILVRYMKFPGVDWAADRLLDGLRITIGTREEVAACVEALKQIV from the coding sequence ATGAGTCTTTTTCTGCCGCATATTGAACGAATTTCTGGCTATGTCCCGGGCGAGCAGCCTCAGGAAACAGGCTGGATCAAGCTGAACACCAACGAGAATCCATATCCCCCTTCACCCAGAGTGGCAGAAGCCATTCAGGCTGCTGCGACCAGTCGGCTGAATCTCTATCCCGATCCTTTAGCCACCAACTTCCGCCGCATTGCCGCCGAAGTTTATGGCGTTGATCCCGATCAGATTCTCCCCACAAATGGCAGTGATGAAGTCCTGACCATCATCACCCGTTCGTTCACCGGGACGGGTGATCTCATGGCTTATCCCTATCCCAGTTACATTCTTTACGAGACTTTGGCTGATCTGCAGAATGTTTCTCACCAGCGGCTGATTCTCGATAATCAGTGGAACTGGTCGAAAGAGCGTGTCGGGCCGGTCGTTCACCGGGCCAAGGCCGTCTTTGTCCCCAATCCGAACAGTCCTTCCGGGAACTGCTGGACGACTTCTCAGATTGCGGAACTGGTGCCGCCGGAAGGTGTGCTGGTTCTCGATGGGGCCTATGCCGATTTTGCGGATGAAGCTCAAACAACAGAGATCCTCAACGCCGATTTCGGCGACCGGGTGGTCATGACACGCACCTTCAGCAAATCGTACAGCCTCGCGGGGATTCGTTTTGGCTTTGCCATCGCCCGGCATGACATGATTGCCGGCCTGCGCAAGGTGAAAGACAGCTACAACTGCGACAGCATCTCGCTGGCAGCGGCCACCGCAGCCATTGCTGATCAAGCCTGGATGCGGGCCAACGTCGCACGAATCCGCGAAACACGAGCCTGGCTGACAGATCAATTGATTCAACTCGGGTTCACTCCCACGCCCAGCCAGGCCAACTTCGTCTGGACGACACACCCCAGCAGCAAACATCACGACATTTATCTGGCACTGAAAGCTCAAAAAATCCTCGTGAGATACATGAAGTTTCCCGGCGTCGATTGGGCGGCAGATCGCCTGCTCGATGGCCTGAGAATCACCATCGGCACTCGTGAAGAAGTCGCCGCCTGTGTCGAGGCGTTGAAGCAGATCGTCTAG
- a CDS encoding DnaA/Hda family protein yields the protein MLAALLARSQSALASQEPFLVLPENHFAYTAAMRIVEPMGSMAVQGPRITLVYGPKGGGKTHLVRHVARETLKRLARGKLLLANAHEFCQWLLEAHDQKAVVEAHEKLRSLEVLILDGFDELQDRADLQQQLLCVIDLMADAGGHILIVSEKAPGELRGLSTRLVNRCHGGLCALLKWPGTDSRKQLALHFAHQKHLPMSEAAALELAENLAGSPAQLIIAIQQIELMARREHSTADLSLIKRYLQGELLVPTITIDQVALQVAEEFGVTIEALKSKSRHQSVVLPRHCAMLLARQMTAATLEEIGRFFGDRNHTTVSHGCAKLEELLPGAPTLRQVLQKIRGRFPASHSRTG from the coding sequence ATGCTCGCCGCACTATTGGCGCGCAGCCAATCTGCACTCGCCTCTCAGGAGCCGTTTCTCGTGCTCCCGGAGAATCATTTTGCCTATACGGCAGCGATGCGAATTGTCGAACCGATGGGTTCGATGGCGGTGCAAGGGCCACGCATCACGCTGGTGTACGGCCCCAAGGGTGGTGGCAAAACTCATCTGGTGCGTCATGTGGCCCGCGAAACTTTGAAGCGGTTGGCCCGTGGCAAACTCCTCCTGGCTAATGCCCATGAGTTCTGCCAGTGGCTGCTGGAAGCTCACGATCAGAAAGCTGTCGTCGAAGCCCACGAGAAACTCCGCAGTCTCGAAGTTCTGATTCTCGATGGCTTTGATGAATTGCAGGATCGCGCCGACCTGCAGCAGCAATTGCTCTGTGTCATTGATCTCATGGCCGATGCCGGCGGACATATCCTCATCGTCAGTGAAAAAGCACCGGGTGAGCTGCGCGGGCTTTCCACTCGATTGGTCAACCGTTGTCACGGAGGATTGTGTGCGTTACTCAAGTGGCCTGGCACTGACAGCCGCAAGCAACTGGCTCTCCATTTCGCTCACCAGAAGCATCTCCCGATGAGTGAAGCCGCCGCTCTGGAACTAGCGGAGAATCTGGCAGGCTCACCAGCACAGTTGATTATCGCCATCCAGCAGATTGAACTGATGGCGCGACGGGAACATTCGACAGCCGATCTCTCTTTGATCAAGCGGTATCTGCAGGGTGAACTTCTTGTTCCCACAATTACCATCGATCAGGTGGCTTTACAGGTTGCGGAAGAGTTCGGCGTCACCATCGAAGCTCTGAAAAGTAAGTCCCGCCATCAATCGGTGGTCCTCCCGAGGCATTGTGCCATGCTGCTGGCCAGGCAGATGACCGCTGCCACACTCGAGGAAATTGGGCGTTTCTTTGGTGATCGAAACCATACGACCGTCTCGCATGGATGCGCGAAACTCGAAGAACTCTTACCCGGGGCACCGACATTAAGGCAGGTGCTCCAGAAAATCCGTGGGCGATTCCCGGCCAGCCATAGTCGCACGGGTTAG